TTCTTGCTTGCCTGCCCCTCCAGCACCGTCCAATAGTGACAATTGGGAACGAATATCGGAAAAGAGCGCGTCAAGAGCGGACGTTTCCCCTGATGCAGATTTTCCTCCTTCGATCTGACCTCCTCCTCTTCCCGATAACAATAATTGACTATCAATGTCAGAAAAAATCGCATCGAAGGCCGGTGACATGCCGTTAGGGAGTATCCCAGAGGAGAGAGTCGTATCCAAAGTGGTTTGCTCTCCAGCCCCCCCGATATTTCTCACCAGCGAGAGTTGGGCACGAACACTCGTATTGGTGGACGCCCCTTGGGGAGATATCCCGGAGTTCGGCTTGGTTTCGGCACCCGCTCCTCCAGTCCCTCCTGATGGTGTAGATGTGGGGGGAGTCATTGGCAGCAGTGATAGGACCAAACCCGCAAGCGCAGCCTCATCCCCAGGACGAGCCCTTGAGGACACCAACGTAGACGGGCGGCGTGTCGAGACAGTTTCCTTCGTGGTCTCTTTCGAAGGGGCTGACAACTGACTGATGGCATCGGCAAAAGTCGCCCCATCAGATTCGGCATCCGGCAACACCACCACTGCTGCTGGCGACAAGGCGGTCGGAGTAGATAGTGCGGGATTTATGGCGAGATTGGACATCGAGAGTACCTCCTACGGCTCCCTGTCCCTGACGCAAACTTCATGCCTGCGCTTATCATACCAGCCTACTTCTCGTAACTCGAATATAAACAAGCAGTTACGCGTCACTACGGGATAAATCTATCGCCGGTTGCCCGGCGCAATCTCGTACCTATCTTATAACCATACGGCGAATGGATAAATGTGTCATTAATTCGCCGTCAAGGCGACGACTTCTCGGGGATTTCTGATGTTCCATCACCCGCAGACGCTCCGCCAAAACCGAAGAAAGTGGGGAATTGTTCCGGCAAACGATCGGTAACCGAGTTGTAGGCCATCATTGCTACCGGTGCTAGGGCGGCCCCGACGTAACAGGCACTGGAAAATATGAAAGCCATGGCGGCGGTCCCTTCCATGACGCGCGCTGGCGGGAGCGGCCCTCGTAGGCTGGAGACAATCCGACCGAGACCACCCAACAGATAGACCAGTGTCCCAGTGGTGGCGGCACTTGCTGTTAGACAACCAAGACCCCCGAGTTCGGAGTCGGTATACGGCGAAGCGAGTTCTTCGATGAGTGGGAACGGCTGCTGCGCCTGTACGGCGGCAGGCCCTGCCAACATCAGGATCACTACGGGGAGTACCAGGAGGCGCATCGGATTACCGGGGACGCATAGGTCGAGAGGGGGGAGTGGAGCGGGTGATGGGAATCGAACCCACGCCATCAGCTTGGGAAGCTGAGGTTCTACCATTGAACTACACCCGCAACGGCGCGTTATTGTAACGACTCACCCAGGCTGGTCAAGGGCCTGTTGGGAGTAAATAACCATCCGGGGTTGCTCCCCTCACCGACCCCGCCCTCCTGGCCAAGCTCAAATACTACGCACAACACGCCTCCGGCGCCTTCGCCAAGAACACTGAACGCGCGTTGAAGGCCAATGTGGCTCGCTTTACCAACTTCTGCACAGAGCACAGCTATCCCAGCCTACCGACCACCCCGAGGTCCTGATTGCCTTCCTCAAGTCCCTAACACCCACCTCCGCCGTCGCCTCGATCCGACGCTACCTCTCCTCCATCGCCACTTTCCACAAGGCTGCGGGCCTCGATAGCCCAACCAGCGCCATGGAAGTCAAGTTGGCCATGAAGCCCATCACCCACACCAAAGGCACCCGTCAGCGCCAGGCCAGAGGTTGGAAAACATCCGTCATGGTGGCACGTTACCCAGATAAATTGGCGGCGCGGCGTGGGGCAGCGGTAAATCTGGCCATTCTCCAGAATCGTTAGCAGTATAAAGAGCCAGCGTAGGATGCGGTAAGGAACGAATCGCATTATTCGCAGTGTTATCCACTCGGCAATAGTTATACCGTGGTCGTGTACCAAAATCAGAGGAATATATGTTGCGTTGAATGTGGTCACTCGATAGATGCGGTTCGTTCCTCACCGCGTCCTACACGGACTGCTATAAATTTATCAAAAAATAACCATTTGAACGGAATATTTTTTTGTTTGTCAAGCTTGACGCACATTTTGTGCCGGATGTCCCTAAGTCCTACCACCACCTGGCCGCCACCTGGCATTGCTTGTAACCCATACCCCTCTATGTAATGATGATTGCAGCTAAATAATATAAAGCCATTTACGTGAAACCTTCTGAACATAAATCTGCTTGCCATCTAGTCGTTTTGGCAGGATTGACGCCCCAAGTGATTACTGAAGCATTGTTTGTCTTATGCGTGCGAGAACAGCGCCATGTGGCTCGCGTTTCTGTTTTGACCAGCACAGAAGGAGCCGATACGGTACAAAATGCCTTGCTTCTGACCAATGATACTCCGCTGGAACGGTTCTGTCGGGACTACGGAATTCAGCGGAGCAGACTGCATTTCGGCCCAGAAAATGTGTATCGGCTCTGGCCTAGTCGAGAAATAGGCGGAGCACACCAACCAGCTTCCCTGAATGGTGTAATGGAGCGAGTGGCTGCTTGGTGTTTCGAGGGGGCCCCCCCTGTAGTCGCTTGCGTAGCGGGAGGACGTAAGGATATGGCGGTTCTATTTGCACAGGTATTTGCTTTATTTGCACGACCAGAAGATCGACTTGTGCATCTGATGATATCACCAATGTTTGAGAATTTAGCCGAATTTTTTTATCCTCCACCAAAATCAGTAACACTGCCAATACATCGAGCCGGAGGCGTACTCTTCCTAAACAGCGCCGATGCTCAGGTGGAGATGATAGATATCCCCCTGGTGCGGTTGCGCTCCCTTATGGACGACGAAACCCGTCAGGGTCTGATCTCTCTAGAAATGGCTCAGCAACGGATTCAACGGGAAGTGGAGAGC
This genomic stretch from Gammaproteobacteria bacterium harbors:
- a CDS encoding membrane hypothetical protein (Evidence 5 : Unknown function) encodes the protein MVEPQLPKLMAWVRFPSPAPLPPLDLCVPGNPMRLLVLPVVILMLAGPAAVQAQQPFPLIEELASPYTDSELGGLGCLTASAATTGTLVYLLGGLGRIVSSLRGPLPPARVMEGTAAMAFIFSSACYVGAALAPVAMMAYNSVTDRLPEQFPTFFGFGGASAGDGTSEIPEKSSP
- a CDS encoding hypothetical protein (Evidence 5 : Unknown function); translation: MITEALFVLCVREQRHVARVSVLTSTEGADTVQNALLLTNDTPLERFCRDYGIQRSRLHFGPENVYRLWPSREIGGAHQPASLNGVMERVAAWCFEGAPPVVACVAGGRKDMAVLFAQVFALFARPEDRLVHLMISPMFENLAEFFYPPPKSVTLPIHRAGGVLFLNSADAQVEMIDIPLVRLRSLMDDETRQGLISLEMAQQRIQREVESLDPSLHVFLRDLAISYHGGKTVLPPKEFAVFLFFAQARKKGWGPRKDGWISGYEWDNSLHVKQLEENYNAVTQGNTSFKETGFVPRNSDGEINFQELKEKMTHAISKIKFRLGESHSARVQSRSVRGGKEYGLALDPRYIQIDEE